Proteins encoded by one window of Cylindrospermum stagnale PCC 7417:
- a CDS encoding M20/M25/M40 family metallo-hydrolase, giving the protein MKKWIWLLLVILAAIVVMGVGGFFRQPETLPVTESIPVESPQLQPVESKRTVSADKLLAHIQKLNFQRYTAKERSQTRTYITTQLRKLGWKPQLEKFTDGVNIFAQRQGTDKAAGAILVAAHYDTVNSSPGADDNASGVAVVLEVARILASRPIPRTLQLAFFDKEEAGLLGSRAFVSKATRLQNLRGVIVMDMVGYACYTVGCQKYPAGLPVTPPSDKGDFLAVIGDTEHLPLLNAFQNSNQNLPLVLTVPIPLKGLLTPDTLRSDHAPFWYQGVGAVLVTDTAELRTPHYHQPSDKPKTIDQTFFTGSAQIVVNATTSLLEKSDILTTQPPS; this is encoded by the coding sequence ATGAAAAAATGGATTTGGCTGCTGTTGGTGATCCTAGCGGCGATAGTGGTGATGGGGGTTGGCGGATTTTTCCGGCAACCTGAGACGTTACCAGTGACTGAAAGCATTCCTGTGGAAAGTCCGCAACTGCAACCAGTAGAGAGTAAACGAACGGTGTCTGCTGACAAGCTTTTAGCCCATATTCAAAAGTTAAATTTTCAGCGCTACACAGCAAAAGAGCGATCGCAAACTCGCACTTATATTACAACGCAATTGAGAAAATTAGGCTGGAAACCCCAGCTAGAAAAATTCACCGACGGCGTCAACATCTTTGCCCAACGTCAGGGAACTGACAAAGCAGCCGGGGCAATTTTGGTAGCAGCCCATTACGACACTGTAAACTCTTCTCCCGGTGCTGATGACAATGCCTCTGGTGTTGCTGTGGTGTTGGAAGTCGCCCGAATTCTCGCTTCTCGTCCCATACCACGAACCTTGCAGTTAGCGTTTTTTGACAAAGAAGAAGCGGGACTTTTGGGTAGTCGGGCTTTTGTCAGCAAGGCAACACGCTTGCAAAACCTACGCGGTGTGATTGTGATGGATATGGTGGGTTATGCTTGTTACACCGTCGGGTGTCAAAAATATCCTGCCGGGTTACCTGTGACTCCACCCAGCGACAAAGGCGATTTTTTAGCAGTAATTGGTGATACAGAACATTTGCCTTTGCTGAATGCCTTTCAAAACTCTAATCAAAATCTACCACTAGTCCTGACAGTACCAATTCCCCTCAAAGGTTTGCTGACACCCGATACCCTCCGCAGTGACCATGCCCCATTTTGGTATCAAGGAGTGGGTGCTGTATTGGTAACTGATACGGCTGAATTACGTACTCCCCATTATCATCAGCCGAGTGATAAACCAAAAACTATTGATCAGACTTTTTTCACGGGTTCAGCGCAGATTGTGGTAAATGCTACTACAAGCTTGTTAGAGAAAAGCGATATCTTAACAACTCAACCACCATCCTGA
- a CDS encoding NB-ARC domain-containing protein produces the protein MNSKDPLLSGKEALAIIDTVISPERLSNIQQDVFPEMWEGLTYDQIAEKLGYQPDYIKYVGFQLWRLLTEAFGEKVTKSNFRSVLRRHSGKNSSQGDEKRSDTEDKLTPLSSEASELQRQCYQDWGDAVDVSTFYGRASDREILFEWIVRDRCRLITLQGMGGIGKTTLAVKVAEDSRDAFEYIFWRSLRNAPPINNILSDLVKFLSNQQETNLPDTDEAQLILLMKYLNSSRCLIILDNVETILISGASAGNYREEYESYGQLFRYITEVSHQSCLLLTSREKPRGLALKEGKNFPVRSLQLRGLSELEIHDFFTEKGFSASPEQEQLLTVRYDGNPLALKIVANTTQELFAGDISQFLDCNTSVFGDIWELLDQQCERLSYLEKQVMYWLVINREAVSIAELREDIVPPVSTRELLESLESLKARSLIEASNHTANNTINFTQQPVVMEYMTEKLITAVFNEITTGRISIFNSYALIKSTAKDYIRESQICLLVKPLVDKLLTHFGNQNRLEDYFHHAVINLRNHPQIQPGYAGGNILNLLCYIRANLENADFSNLTVWQAYLKNINLNRINFQNSDLSKSVFTETFGSILAVAFSPDGKVLATGGVEGEVQLWQVADGKLLSRWNAHTRWILSLAFSPNGQMLATGSDDKSVKLWDANTGICLKTIQGHTSWVFDVVFSPHGQALASVGDEYTVKLWDVYNGQLLKTFTGHSTQPHSIAFSPDGQILASSANDKTIRLWNINTGELLKTFQGQSYFVQAIAFSPDGRTLASVGDDYIIQLWNLRTDELLNTFQGHVSFVQSIAFSPDGKILASGSHDKTVKLWDVAVGICKKTLQGHTSQVWSIAFSPDGEKIVSSSDDHTVKLWDTATGQCLRNFKGYTNAFRLIAFSPDGKTLVSGSGDSQVRLWNVEEGACLKTLPGHTSLVVSVAFSPNGNTLASGSSAVKLWDSSTGLCLKTLHGHSNWVWSVNFSPDGNTLLTGSGDRTLKLWDVQTGECLKTLQGHTDWVWCTVFSPNGQTLASASGDRSAKLWDANTGVCLITLKGHRNGVWSIAFSPDGKLAATASDDRTIKLWDVIRDNSDHLQWGVAHRLLSGKCIKTLEGHTSGVYFVIFSPDGSLLATAGDDQTVRIWDANTGVCLNILTGHSNRVWSVKFSPDGEMLASASHDETIKLWNVRTGECCKTLQAPRPYEGMNIAGVRGLTDAQKASLRVLGAVEVE, from the coding sequence ATGAATTCAAAAGATCCACTCCTGTCGGGTAAAGAAGCACTAGCCATTATTGATACAGTTATCAGTCCGGAAAGATTGAGTAACATTCAGCAAGATGTGTTTCCCGAAATGTGGGAAGGGTTAACCTATGATCAAATTGCAGAAAAATTAGGTTATCAGCCTGATTACATTAAATATGTAGGGTTTCAACTGTGGCGTTTATTGACTGAAGCCTTTGGTGAAAAAGTGACGAAAAGTAACTTTCGGTCAGTGCTGCGACGGCATTCGGGGAAAAACTCAAGCCAAGGAGATGAGAAACGCAGTGATACTGAAGACAAGCTGACACCCCTATCCAGCGAAGCTTCCGAATTACAGCGCCAATGCTACCAAGACTGGGGGGATGCGGTTGATGTTTCTACGTTTTACGGACGTGCAAGCGATCGCGAAATACTCTTTGAGTGGATAGTGCGTGATCGCTGTCGTCTGATCACCCTGCAAGGGATGGGTGGGATTGGTAAAACCACACTAGCAGTCAAGGTTGCAGAAGATAGCCGAGATGCCTTTGAGTATATTTTTTGGCGTTCTCTACGCAATGCGCCGCCTATAAATAATATATTGTCAGACTTAGTTAAATTTTTATCTAATCAGCAAGAAACAAATTTACCCGACACCGACGAAGCGCAACTAATATTGTTAATGAAATATTTAAATTCATCACGGTGTTTAATTATCTTAGATAACGTTGAAACAATTCTAATTAGTGGTGCAAGTGCGGGAAATTATCGGGAAGAATATGAAAGTTATGGACAGCTATTTCGGTATATTACTGAAGTATCCCATCAAAGCTGCTTATTACTGACTAGCCGCGAGAAACCGAGAGGTTTAGCCTTGAAAGAAGGGAAAAATTTTCCAGTTCGTTCCCTACAACTTAGAGGTTTAAGTGAGTTAGAAATACACGATTTTTTTACAGAGAAAGGTTTTTCCGCATCGCCTGAGCAGGAGCAATTATTAACTGTACGTTATGACGGTAATCCTTTGGCTTTGAAAATAGTTGCAAATACAACTCAAGAATTATTTGCTGGAGATATATCCCAATTCCTAGACTGCAACACATCTGTTTTTGGCGATATTTGGGAACTGTTAGACCAACAGTGTGAACGGTTATCTTATTTAGAAAAGCAAGTAATGTACTGGTTGGTAATCAATCGAGAAGCAGTTTCTATTGCTGAACTACGAGAGGATATTGTACCACCTGTATCGACAAGAGAACTCCTTGAATCACTAGAGTCTTTAAAAGCGAGGTCATTAATTGAAGCCAGTAATCATACTGCTAACAATACGATAAATTTTACTCAACAACCTGTTGTCATGGAATACATGACAGAAAAATTAATTACTGCTGTATTTAATGAAATTACTACAGGTAGAATTTCGATTTTTAACTCTTATGCCTTGATAAAATCTACTGCTAAAGACTATATTCGCGAGTCGCAAATATGCTTGTTAGTTAAACCATTAGTTGATAAATTACTAACACATTTTGGAAATCAAAATAGACTAGAAGATTATTTTCATCACGCCGTTATTAACTTACGCAATCATCCCCAAATTCAACCGGGATATGCTGGAGGCAATATTCTGAATTTACTCTGCTACATCAGGGCAAATTTAGAAAATGCAGATTTTTCAAACCTCACGGTTTGGCAGGCCTATCTGAAAAATATTAATTTAAATCGCATCAACTTCCAAAATTCTGATTTATCAAAGTCGGTCTTTACAGAAACTTTTGGCAGTATTTTAGCAGTGGCATTTAGTCCCGATGGAAAAGTTTTAGCGACTGGTGGCGTTGAGGGTGAGGTACAATTATGGCAAGTCGCTGACGGAAAACTACTTTCGAGATGGAATGCACATACCCGTTGGATTCTTTCACTGGCTTTTAGTCCAAACGGTCAAATGCTAGCTACTGGCAGCGATGATAAAAGCGTAAAGTTATGGGATGCTAACACAGGCATTTGCTTGAAAACAATTCAAGGACATACCAGTTGGGTATTTGATGTGGTCTTCAGTCCGCATGGCCAAGCACTTGCCAGTGTTGGTGATGAATATACTGTGAAATTATGGGATGTCTATAATGGTCAACTATTAAAAACTTTTACAGGACACAGCACCCAACCCCACTCAATCGCTTTCAGTCCTGACGGTCAAATCCTAGCTAGTAGTGCAAATGACAAAACTATTAGGTTATGGAACATAAATACAGGTGAGTTACTCAAAACTTTCCAAGGACAAAGCTATTTTGTACAGGCTATTGCTTTTAGTCCTGACGGTAGAACTCTTGCAAGCGTGGGCGATGACTATATTATCCAGTTATGGAACTTAAGAACGGACGAATTACTTAATACTTTCCAGGGACACGTTTCTTTTGTGCAATCAATTGCGTTTAGCCCTGATGGTAAAATTCTTGCTAGTGGCAGTCATGACAAAACCGTGAAGTTGTGGGATGTGGCTGTGGGTATTTGTAAGAAAACTTTGCAAGGACATACTAGTCAAGTTTGGTCAATTGCTTTTAGTCCTGATGGAGAAAAGATTGTTAGCAGCAGTGACGACCATACTGTTAAGCTATGGGATACTGCGACCGGGCAATGTCTAAGAAATTTCAAAGGATACACTAATGCATTTCGATTAATTGCCTTTAGTCCCGACGGGAAAACCTTAGTAAGCGGTAGCGGTGACTCCCAGGTAAGATTGTGGAACGTTGAGGAAGGTGCATGTCTAAAAACCTTGCCCGGACATACCAGTTTAGTTGTATCGGTTGCCTTTAGTCCTAACGGTAACACCTTAGCAAGTGGCAGTAGCGCAGTTAAGTTATGGGACTCTAGCACGGGTTTATGTCTGAAGACTTTGCACGGACATAGTAATTGGGTTTGGTCGGTGAATTTTAGTCCTGATGGCAACACTTTATTGACTGGTAGCGGCGATCGCACTTTAAAATTGTGGGATGTCCAGACAGGTGAGTGCTTAAAAACATTACAAGGTCATACTGATTGGGTTTGGTGTACTGTTTTTAGTCCTAATGGTCAAACTCTGGCAAGCGCCAGCGGAGACCGTAGCGCGAAACTCTGGGATGCTAATACAGGTGTATGCTTGATCACTCTCAAAGGGCATCGCAATGGTGTATGGTCGATCGCTTTTAGTCCTGATGGTAAACTTGCAGCTACCGCCAGCGATGACCGCACGATAAAATTGTGGGATGTAATTAGAGATAATAGCGATCACCTACAGTGGGGCGTAGCCCATCGCTTACTATCTGGTAAATGTATCAAAACCTTAGAAGGGCATACCAGTGGTGTTTATTTTGTGATATTTAGCCCTGATGGTTCGCTACTTGCTACAGCCGGTGATGACCAAACGGTGCGAATATGGGACGCAAATACTGGAGTATGTCTCAACATTTTAACAGGACATAGCAATCGGGTGTGGTCAGTGAAGTTTAGCCCCGACGGTGAAATGCTTGCAAGTGCAAGCCACGACGAAACGATTAAACTGTGGAATGTCAGAACTGGCGAATGCTGCAAAACGCTTCAAGCCCCACGACCTTACGAAGGAATGAATATTGCCGGAGTGAGAGGGTTAACCGATGCACAGAAAGCTTCGTTAAGAGTCCTAGGTGCGGTTGAAGTGGAGTAA
- a CDS encoding patatin-like phospholipase family protein has protein sequence MPKKLAVVISGAVSLGSYEAGVMYEVLEAIARHNGNAKSNEERIEIDVITGASAGGMTACILAQHLICGDQAPSDNPEQSLRQPYNNPLYNAWVKEVDIRELLQVEEKDQKYSLLQTAVVEEIGKKYLQDEPKMNQRHPAAASEIHVGIAMSNLSGFNFPISTDYTRSSKDQKEGTQQFSYTRYKDQFFCVAHRNESGDATLTEIDRKTIRDPETNQELIEWKKFRDKDTNWKELREVGLSSGAFPFAFRARKIQRFGGLGKRKHRDSEYLYTDGGVFENEPIGMAKILVDKIDHQYPSSKRYYLYIAPGQRKLPENPFTQKDDDLLVTGIALLNSIFHQSRFQDWVMEEMDAPVFSITASDFELIGDVFSAFGGFLEEKFRAYDYNIGRERAKFELSDPTAQSQLQDLIKNEVDNMPSIEWKVNCKIGSKDVKSWAEAKENLIQLAQPRSIKGELLQIDQLAKRDQFAELRELMKEVDVDTRDKIIQQLTLRLESLINLINDYLGSFDNNNDGSFLSKLGSRVKFNTRERIGKPLTKIVLTRALEFWLRRSILPQK, from the coding sequence ATGCCAAAAAAACTTGCTGTTGTCATCAGTGGAGCAGTATCGCTAGGAAGTTATGAAGCTGGCGTTATGTATGAAGTTCTGGAAGCGATAGCCAGACATAATGGAAATGCGAAAAGTAATGAGGAACGCATTGAAATTGATGTAATTACAGGAGCTTCAGCAGGTGGTATGACGGCTTGTATTTTAGCCCAGCATCTAATTTGTGGCGATCAGGCTCCATCGGATAATCCAGAACAGTCTCTGCGACAACCGTATAATAATCCGCTATACAATGCATGGGTAAAAGAAGTTGATATTCGCGAATTACTTCAAGTTGAAGAAAAGGATCAGAAATACTCACTTCTACAAACAGCAGTTGTCGAAGAAATTGGGAAGAAATATCTGCAAGATGAACCTAAGATGAATCAGAGACATCCAGCCGCAGCGTCTGAGATTCACGTTGGTATCGCTATGTCCAACCTCTCTGGCTTTAATTTCCCCATTTCAACCGACTATACTCGTTCAAGTAAAGACCAAAAAGAGGGAACACAGCAGTTTTCATATACCCGCTATAAGGATCAATTCTTCTGTGTCGCTCATCGTAATGAATCTGGTGATGCGACGCTTACTGAAATAGATCGAAAGACAATAAGAGATCCAGAGACAAATCAAGAGCTAATAGAGTGGAAAAAGTTCAGAGATAAAGATACTAATTGGAAAGAACTACGCGAAGTTGGTCTTTCGTCAGGTGCATTTCCCTTTGCCTTTCGAGCTAGGAAAATTCAACGTTTTGGCGGTCTTGGCAAGCGTAAGCATCGGGATAGTGAGTACCTATACACGGATGGTGGTGTTTTTGAAAATGAGCCTATTGGTATGGCTAAAATCCTAGTTGATAAGATTGATCATCAATATCCATCTAGCAAGAGGTACTACCTTTATATTGCACCAGGTCAACGCAAATTACCTGAGAATCCTTTTACCCAAAAAGATGACGACCTCTTGGTAACAGGAATTGCTTTGTTGAATTCAATTTTTCACCAATCTCGCTTCCAGGATTGGGTCATGGAAGAGATGGATGCTCCGGTATTCTCAATTACGGCTAGTGACTTTGAATTAATTGGGGATGTTTTCTCAGCCTTTGGTGGGTTTCTTGAGGAGAAGTTTCGTGCCTATGATTACAACATTGGTCGTGAACGTGCTAAATTTGAACTCTCTGATCCGACTGCTCAAAGTCAACTCCAAGATTTAATCAAAAATGAAGTTGATAATATGCCATCTATTGAGTGGAAAGTGAATTGCAAGATTGGCAGCAAAGATGTAAAGAGTTGGGCTGAAGCAAAAGAAAACTTGATTCAATTAGCACAACCGCGCTCAATAAAAGGAGAACTATTGCAAATTGATCAACTTGCTAAAAGAGATCAATTTGCAGAACTACGTGAGTTAATGAAAGAAGTTGACGTAGATACACGCGATAAAATTATACAACAGTTAACTTTGCGACTAGAATCTTTGATTAATTTAATCAATGACTATTTAGGGTCATTTGATAATAACAATGATGGTTCTTTTTTATCTAAATTGGGGAGTCGGGTTAAGTTCAATACAAGAGAACGCATCGGAAAACCTTTAACAAAGATTGTTTTGACACGGGCGCTTGAATTCTGGCTGCGAAGAAGTATACTTCCGCAGAAATGA
- a CDS encoding caspase family protein gives MAKNIYALLVGIDEYDPASIPLIPTLKGSVNDIKAVAAFLRERIAKDIGWQLIEPTNQPWILTNQQATRQAIINGFQQHLCNADSDDVVLFYYAGHGAEERAPEEFWHLEPDRLNKTLVCYDSRTEDSRDLADKELTYLISKVAQKHPHILTILDCCHSGLGTSDLSPEKTVRRSPIDWRERPLNSFIFADDQTALDELLTANRDQKQQTQSQHIIFSACKNYELAKEYRTEDGQFRGAFSDFLLQTLERTNGSITYQDLARNIHTLVNSKLKDQSPQVTASDIAALAKPFLGGAISKSPEYFTLNYSQNDQSWVIDGGSLHGLPQPGNGGDTLLAFFAVGTTSEQLQQLSAAVGEAQVKQVLSQKSLVEIINAGESLSVTETYWAVVTNLPLPSLKVYIKGDATGVKLAQQALHTPVSSLFVSQIDQAFVADCHLLAHNGQYWITQPASARSLPGGRSPSLVDPIPEYPNPVGYTIENAILVIRRLEHIARWHNIIQFSNPVTSHIQPNDLEMEIVILSGNLETASSEVRVEYTDENDVWQFPIIQIKLTNHSHQTLYCNVLDLSESYTVDVPFFEQKSSIRLAAKETITSFDNIGFIVPDIYWQLGRTEYKDVFKLIVSTREFDASLLEQDGINSPSVTRFLGEKLGTLDRLMQAVNTCESVRASGNYDHWLTKQVTITIVRPQASQSIQSEHSTLLQNGVVEVQPHPSLQAKVNLTSVSQASKYLGNLILPAILRQQPSVNEFWQFTPSRGSDPGLSALELSDVEDYTVITPETPLKFLVNTALTDNEYLLPFAYDGEFFLPLGSGKRTEKAKIELAIERLPRPIVSNHSLQGSIWIFLVKIANLKRGLPFEYPILAVANLGENDAITYEKNQEKVKSQVAEARRIILLIHGLIGDTASMIPSVNQAIIEVNGELLPIKQIYDLVLIFDYESTQTTIEENARLLGQRLHAVGLGATHGKELHIVAHSLGGLVSRWFIEQEGGNQVVQHLVMLGTPNAGFSWPVVQDWVLTSLGIGLNQLSAMAWNQKVLADLLEFLEAKDYSLEQMQPDSDLIKAIANHNDPQTPYTIIAGNKSLVRAAVEIQPAWQSSLIQRLVQRLLGKAVDLTVFQQPNDMAVTLASIKSVSNDRTPRPKILLPDAACDHFTYFTHQLGLAALAKAIQPLVHPPLNLTQEALPSPWDISLPIQAPDAIPYSQRTPSATANQQGENASGVNDVVIKVIALLIIVVVGLMVWKRSPQPQPENPNKTSQPIPGS, from the coding sequence ATGGCTAAGAACATCTATGCACTATTAGTCGGTATTGACGAATATGACCCGGCATCAATTCCTCTAATACCAACCTTAAAAGGCAGCGTTAACGATATTAAAGCAGTTGCAGCATTTCTGCGGGAGCGAATCGCTAAAGATATCGGCTGGCAATTGATTGAACCCACCAATCAACCGTGGATACTCACAAATCAACAAGCCACCCGTCAGGCAATTATCAACGGCTTTCAGCAGCACTTATGTAATGCAGACAGTGATGATGTAGTCTTGTTCTACTATGCAGGTCATGGTGCCGAAGAGAGAGCACCAGAGGAATTTTGGCATTTAGAACCAGACAGATTAAATAAAACTTTAGTTTGCTATGACAGCCGTACAGAAGATAGTCGAGACTTAGCAGATAAGGAATTAACCTACCTCATCTCGAAAGTGGCACAGAAGCACCCCCATATCTTGACAATTTTGGACTGCTGTCATTCTGGTTTAGGAACGAGCGATTTATCTCCAGAAAAAACGGTGCGTCGTTCTCCAATAGACTGGCGGGAACGTCCTTTAAACAGTTTTATTTTTGCTGATGACCAAACAGCGTTAGATGAATTATTAACGGCAAATCGTGACCAAAAGCAGCAGACTCAAAGCCAGCATATTATCTTCTCTGCCTGTAAAAATTATGAGTTGGCAAAGGAGTACAGAACAGAAGATGGTCAATTTAGAGGCGCTTTTTCTGACTTTTTACTGCAAACTTTAGAACGCACCAATGGCAGCATCACGTATCAAGATTTAGCCAGAAATATTCATACTCTGGTTAATAGTAAGCTTAAGGATCAGTCGCCGCAAGTAACAGCAAGTGATATCGCAGCGCTAGCTAAACCTTTCTTAGGTGGTGCAATTAGTAAAAGTCCTGAGTATTTCACTTTAAACTATAGTCAGAATGATCAAAGCTGGGTAATTGATGGCGGTAGTCTCCACGGTCTTCCCCAACCAGGGAACGGTGGAGATACTTTACTAGCTTTTTTTGCTGTGGGAACTACCAGCGAACAGTTACAGCAACTCTCAGCCGCTGTAGGTGAAGCGCAAGTTAAGCAAGTGCTTTCACAAAAAAGTCTGGTAGAAATTATTAATGCTGGGGAAAGCTTATCAGTAACTGAAACCTATTGGGCGGTAGTTACTAATCTACCATTACCGTCTTTGAAAGTTTACATCAAGGGTGACGCTACAGGTGTAAAACTGGCCCAGCAAGCACTACATACGCCTGTATCTTCCTTGTTTGTGAGTCAAATAGACCAAGCTTTTGTGGCAGATTGCCATTTGTTAGCTCATAACGGTCAATATTGGATTACACAACCGGCATCTGCGCGATCGCTTCCGGGGGGGCGTAGCCCATCGCTAGTTGACCCAATTCCAGAATACCCGAATCCAGTCGGTTACACAATAGAAAATGCCATTTTAGTGATTCGGCGTTTGGAACATATCGCCCGTTGGCACAATATTATCCAATTCTCCAACCCCGTGACAAGTCACATTCAACCGAATGATCTGGAGATGGAGATTGTCATCTTGTCGGGAAATCTAGAGACTGCATCCTCAGAGGTACGGGTTGAGTACACTGATGAAAATGATGTGTGGCAATTCCCCATTATCCAAATTAAACTAACTAATCACAGCCATCAAACTCTCTACTGTAATGTATTAGATCTTTCCGAAAGCTACACTGTAGATGTTCCATTTTTTGAGCAAAAAAGTAGCATTAGACTAGCAGCTAAAGAGACAATTACCAGTTTTGATAATATCGGCTTCATCGTTCCAGATATTTATTGGCAACTGGGAAGGACTGAATACAAAGATGTATTTAAACTGATTGTCAGCACTAGAGAATTTGATGCCAGTTTGCTAGAGCAAGACGGGATAAACTCGCCAAGCGTAACTCGTTTTTTAGGAGAAAAATTAGGAACTCTTGACCGTTTAATGCAAGCTGTTAATACTTGTGAATCTGTGAGAGCTAGTGGTAATTATGATCATTGGTTAACGAAGCAAGTCACGATTACTATTGTTCGTCCACAAGCATCTCAATCAATTCAATCTGAACACAGCACGTTATTACAAAATGGTGTGGTTGAAGTGCAACCTCATCCAAGTTTGCAAGCCAAAGTTAATCTAACTAGCGTATCTCAAGCGAGTAAATATTTAGGAAATCTGATTTTACCTGCTATCTTACGGCAACAACCTAGTGTCAATGAATTCTGGCAATTTACTCCTAGCCGAGGTAGTGATCCTGGTTTGAGTGCTTTGGAGTTAAGTGACGTAGAAGATTACACAGTCATCACACCAGAAACACCTCTAAAATTTCTGGTTAATACAGCCTTAACAGATAATGAATATCTTTTACCATTTGCTTATGATGGTGAGTTTTTCTTACCATTAGGAAGTGGTAAGAGGACGGAAAAAGCTAAAATTGAATTAGCGATAGAAAGGTTGCCTAGACCAATAGTTAGTAATCATAGTTTACAGGGTTCAATTTGGATTTTCTTGGTAAAAATAGCCAACCTAAAACGAGGATTGCCTTTTGAGTATCCAATTTTAGCTGTAGCCAACCTTGGAGAAAATGATGCAATAACCTACGAAAAAAATCAGGAGAAAGTTAAATCCCAAGTTGCAGAAGCTAGGCGAATTATCCTCTTGATTCATGGTCTGATTGGCGACACTGCAAGTATGATTCCCAGTGTTAATCAAGCCATAATTGAGGTAAATGGGGAACTGCTGCCAATTAAACAAATTTATGATTTGGTGCTGATTTTTGATTATGAGTCTACCCAGACTACTATTGAGGAAAATGCCAGACTTTTAGGGCAGAGATTGCACGCAGTAGGTTTGGGAGCAACCCACGGGAAAGAGTTGCATATTGTGGCGCATTCTCTGGGTGGTTTGGTGTCTCGATGGTTTATTGAGCAAGAAGGTGGTAATCAAGTTGTGCAGCATTTGGTGATGTTAGGCACACCCAATGCTGGTTTTTCTTGGCCAGTGGTGCAAGATTGGGTATTGACATCTCTGGGTATAGGGTTGAATCAACTTTCGGCAATGGCTTGGAATCAGAAAGTACTGGCTGATTTACTAGAGTTTCTGGAAGCAAAGGACTATTCTCTAGAGCAAATGCAGCCAGATTCTGATTTGATCAAAGCGATCGCTAATCATAACGATCCTCAGACTCCTTATACAATTATTGCAGGTAACAAATCCTTGGTTAGAGCCGCTGTAGAAATACAGCCAGCTTGGCAATCGAGTCTCATACAGCGATTAGTGCAGCGGCTGTTGGGTAAAGCTGTAGATTTGACAGTTTTCCAGCAACCTAACGATATGGCTGTAACTCTAGCCAGTATTAAAAGTGTGAGTAATGACAGAACGCCTCGTCCCAAAATCTTACTACCAGATGCGGCTTGCGATCACTTCACCTATTTTACTCATCAACTAGGGTTAGCCGCATTGGCAAAGGCAATCCAACCACTTGTTCATCCCCCGCTCAATCTAACACAAGAGGCTCTTCCCTCACCGTGGGATATCAGTCTGCCTATTCAAGCACCAGATGCGATTCCCTATTCCCAGAGGACTCCATCAGCTACGGCAAATCAACAGGGGGAAAATGCTTCTGGGGTGAATGATGTAGTGATTAAGGTGATTGCATTATTGATTATAGTAGTTGTTGGCTTAATGGTCTGGAAGCGATCGCCCCAACCACAACCAGAAAATCCCAACAAAACCAGTCAGCCTATACCTGGAAGCTAG